The Polypterus senegalus isolate Bchr_013 chromosome 7, ASM1683550v1, whole genome shotgun sequence genome segment GCCttccatttacatttactttcttGCCAAAATGCTGAAAGGGCATTCCCACACCTTCAGAATAACTGCCTGCAAGGAACATTGATGACTTACCATCTTGTACCCTTCATTCCTTGTGGAACATAAAGCCTTTACGAACTTCCTGCACCTTATCCTGTTGTACCTTCTATCTTCATTGCTTTTCCACCAGGACATTCCAGTTTTGTCCTTCTCCttcttcattgttcttttcaAGTGTTTTGTGCTCATACACTTTTGCTTTTCCTAGGTGGATTCCAGTGTTGCTCTTGGCTTGTTCTATCAGATTGTGGTTTCCATCACATATGGCCTATCAACttccatttaataattatttccaCTCTCTCCTATTTTGTTCTAGCATGTGGGggtcatctttatttatttggtttggctactttatttttaaaattctttgcaAATTGATGAAGGTTTGAATTTtctgaataatatttttatttacaggcAAGATTTTGGTCTCACAGggtaaacagattttttttaattggaaataAAGATTCTTATTTTACTCCTTGTAGAATGTACACCAGAGCTCCAGATATACTTGCAGCATCTTCTGTTAATTGCAGTAATATCCACATCTGTTCCATTATTATGTCTTACTACACTACCCAGATACAGCAGGTGAACTTGTCAACTGTGTCCAGCAGGGAATAATTAAATTTGTCTAATCATTCATACTATGTAATTTTCCAAGACGTATTACCATTTATTTGTAAGCTGATTCTGCAGAATTTATTAAATTCTACTGAGACACGCAACACAGTAGCTTAGTAATTAGGAATACTACCTCACAGTGGTAATGACATGGATTACATTATCAGCTTGGCCACAATCTGTTTCGAGTACTCCACTTAGTTCACTCCAGGCACTTTAGTATACTCTTTCAAACATGTGAATGTTAATATAATTGTGGGATCTAAAATGAACTGGTACAGCTGAGCATTGAGGTGTGCTTGAGTGTGTTGGTATCCTGACATCCAATTGTCTTGTAACTGATGGTGCTGCAATTGTCTTCAGTTCCCcacaataataaaatggaaaaagaagggTGTAAAAGTGAATGAATACGCATAAAGAATGATTTTTACAAGATTTTCAGACCCACTTTAAAACACTCTTTTATTAAAGTGTAGTggttttactttctttattttttgaatattttccaATACAACATTTACAAGTAAAATGGTCTAGTGACACCctcacataaaatatttttatgttgttcatcatactctaaatatttttttataaaattgctcATTATAAAAATGATACAAACCACAGACATGAAGATTGAAAAATGAAACTTGAAAGAGCCGTAATTAATTTAGCTCAAATCTGCATGTATACTGCAGATCTCTGCTTAGCTGTTTTCATATATTCATATGTAGTAGCATATtaccttaaaaataaaaggagcaAAACAAGATCTTGTCAGTACTTTACTATGGATGAGTTACAGGTAGCTCATTCTGACACTGGCAAATAGCAATGTGATTTACTAACAGATGAAAGGTTCAACAGCAGAAAGATTgaacagattttatttcttttatttaatggtTCCGCTGATGCAAATCTGTGGAGATATTAAAAGGCTGGACAAGTAACGTCACTCTGTCATGTCTGTTAATATGTTTgaggtaacaaagactgttgggcTAATTGGCTAAATATAAGACATTGAAAGTCTTATATTAAGGTCTACCATTACTcttcataaataaaaagaaaaaaaaattgccccTTAGTGATGAGCTGACATTACAGAGTTTGCTTCATCCAGAAATCTGCGAAATCACAGAAAAATATTTGGGAATATCACTGAActttgcaaaatgcattgaagtcactGAGGagggaggaactgaactagttttatCCTCACGACTTTTTACACCACGTGGCTCCCCCTGCAGAGACTTTTCTGCTACAGTTTGAGTACACAAAGTTAAAAGTTGTCAAACAACATGAAAGTGGCAAGGCAGTGAATGGTATTGCTAGTGGCTTTGGCTAGTTCTACATTAtgataatgacaaattttaaaaacaaggaGCTTTACTTAAAGATGTATGATATTATTGCATCTTATCCTTAGAGCATATTTGACCTCTCCCATATCGAGATACGCCCATATTGACTTTCATCCCCAGTAACGGAATGTAACCCATATTTAAGTTGATACCTGTACTCATAACATTTTCATTATTGTCAGCTAATGTAACTGtcaaatagaaacttttttctttaatgcaTATGGCATGTATAGGTGGAGTTACTGATTGGTTTGCCACATCATGCATGCCCAAAGCAGAGTGGCAACAATCTTACAATACACGTGTGGCATTTCTGTGCATGGCTCATACAGCTCTGTGAGGTCATGTTTGCCTCACAAAACAACATGGGGCCCTGGAAAAAATGTGCACCTAAGCCGGCCACACAGCAAATTTCTAAGAAAATATTAAGCGAATCTATTTAAGgatgaatacagtatatttgctgCGAAAAATGCCTTGGCAAATTTTGTTGATTAACACTATTGCCCCACaccattttcaaatttaaaatgtaaaacatttgtcAATATTACATTAGAAACATGAAAAGGATAGATTGACTAATTCAGTGGCCATCTGCTGTAGAACTTAACTAGAGCAtttgcactgtatatactgtataattagtcTGTAGCATATGGGTTTTACCAAGAGTTTTTGTATATTATGAGGCTGTATGTGGATGGCAATGTGGTTATCACTCCTGccacacagctccagagtcctaaGTTTGATTTTTGTATGGATTTTATACATTCTGTCTTCGCCTCCATGGATCTTCTTCTGGGTGGTTCAATTTTCACTTACAGCCCAAAAATATCTGTTCCCACCTTCTGCCTAATGCTTCATGGATAAAAAAAGCTGCCCATGAACGTGAATTGGATTAGTAGATAAAAAGAGAATTTGCACATGTCTTGGTGTTTAATTTGTATTGCATTACTTGTGGATCCTCACTAGGTATGTCTGTTCTCTTCATTGCCTCACTTATTTTGTAAGTGGACTGCAGAGCCAATTAAAACTCTAAATGACGTAAATGCCCTTTAAACTGTGCACATACCTTCTCTAGAACTTTTAGATTTCTGACACCTGCTATCAATGCATATATTTACAAGTAATAAAGGAATGGCGGCAATGTATGCATTTCACAGATAAAGAATTAGTCTTTGGCTGCAGTATAGTGATTAGTTTCTTAAATAGCACCCACATCCAGAGTCACCCCTTCCTATATGATCAAAGTACCGTTATGGGGATGGGTGTGCCTAACGGTATTATTGCTGTTTCATGAACTGTCAAATTAACTAACATCATTGACCCGTTGTGATCATTTTACATTATTGAACAGAGAGATGGCGCAAAGTCAACAAAagtcaggagcacagaaaagaaaaaatgaaaccatGAATAAACAGCTAATGCTGGACTTGCTAGTGTGTTTAGAAGTGAAAATTAGTCTAACTTCAAGCAAGCTAACCTAAATCAATCAGCCCTACAATAAAGCTAGTGGTTTGCTGGAGTAACAATGGAGTGCTAATTGTATTTTGTGCAACAGTTTTAATATGGAGTGTTTAACAGATATTACCTGATGTTACAGTGCCCAGCTGATACATAGTACTGGCCTATAGGCCTCAGTACCTATTCATGTGGATAAAGGCTCCTAAATTGAAGCATTGGGgacatgtttttaaatttcacGAACACACAGGCTCTACAGTAGTTAGTTATTGGCTGAATTGTGGAAAAGCAACTTTGACATACAAAAAGTGCAATTAGCTCAGATTATCTTCAACTTTAGATTAATTTTATTGGTAGCTAACATTACTGATTTAGTTAATGCCTTATTGCTATATGCTGTTATCAAACGGACAAAATTAAGTTCTGATTAATCCCTAAGTGTAAGTGAATTATTCACATGTTCATTGTTAAAACATCTGAATATTCAGCTTCACTTTGACCTTGTATTTACTGCACAGTAAGATTATTAAGCACATTTAGTAGTAAGAGTAAAAGTAAGAAGTAAaatacctttattgtcactgtacaatacaatgaCCCATCACTTGCAACAAGCCTATAGATGCCTTAGAAAAAAGCATattagtattttatattattagtagtagtatcaaaattattgtttttgttgttgtatcacACGTCACAAGTGATACTATTGGCCATATCAAGTAACAAAGATTAATAGCACATCGATACCCTGGGCCGTTACTATTATTGTTACTAATTAGgcattcatttttaaaggaaacaCATCAAAAAGTTATAATTAAGTTTGTGATTTGTACTTccttgtttatttgttattgtttaaagtaaagctgttataaaaaaaatactaatgtaGTGGACTCAGGGAAGAGAGGTTGGGGGTGTTGGGGGCTAAAGAAGAAAGTCTTACTTAGCGCACTTGGTTAGCTAGATGCAGCATTGCCAAGCTCTGAGAATGCAGTGACATACCATTAAGATGACATACCCTTAAAGTATAAATTGGTCTTCAGTACAACAGATAGTGAGTCTCATACATTGTGGAATGAAGATGTAAAACGATCGTGCTATACTGTAAAGTCTTCAGATGGATGGGGTGCATACTGTTTAAAGGTTCATAACTATGTGTGAGAAATGTTTGCAGTATCCAAATCACTacatgtgcatttattttatatttggatttCTTATGATATATAGTAGTATATAACATGGCTAACTATGAAATATGTGTTACTAATAGGTCCCCAGGACCAATCCAGTTGTTGATGCATGTTTGGTAGAGGTATCAGATATGATGACATATACTTGTATTGTCTGATGTCATAGGATCACCTCATAAACTGACCTAAAGTACATTCCATAAATTAACTGGCACTGACCCTTGTCCCTGTCCTATGACCACCATACATcttaatgttttacatttgtatggaTTGCTTTTATGGGTCCTCAAGGCTTGTAAATCATTCTGCCTTCTGGCCCAGACTGCAGCTGGAGGCTTCAGCACTCCTTGCTTCCAGCAAATTCCTTTGGTTGATAACACCTCATTGGTAAGGTGcattacaaaaatgtacaaatatgaaacacactGGAGATATGGTGTATGTGTTCAGAGAAACCAAAAGTTGGATCTTTGCCTGACAAGGCAAAGAGCATGAGAAAAACCTGTTATTCTGAGTTTGATGTGCTAAAGCATGTTCTAGTGGTACATGGACATTGGCATCTCTGTGGTCTTGAAAGTGTTTAATCAATCTCTGAAATAGACATGCTGATATCTCCACATTGTCAGAGAATGCTATGAATATCAACCTAGCCATATATGCCATTTTCACATAACTTTACACTGAAATATGATAAAAAGCTTTACTTGGGATTATTTAATAGATTTGGAATCTTATTTGAAActagcattttaattatttattaaaagattGACTTCATGTGAAGTTGTTTTGCATACTACTGTATTCATGAATGTAGTGCTGACATTAGACAAAGCATCATTGCATACCATATATCCTAAAAGACATATAGAAATTGAAAGTATCCAGTTGTTATATTTGTAGTACTGCTGACTTACGCTGCTTAGTATCAtctcaacatacagtattttttgaTGTAAACTTTTGTACCCTAttcaaagaagaacaaaaaatgtaAGGAGGCAGGATAATGTGGTGTCTGAACATAGtgtaaattaaataacatttgcCAATTTGCAACTTCCTAGTTATTTTCTAGCAAGGCCTACAGTGTAACAATGTTCATCATTAATTTCAATTTACTTATgtatacatgtattttttattggAAATGAAGTTCTCCATTTGTAATTTTCTGTAAAATCATGATTAATCAACATGCACCTTGAAGGGTGTCTAGTTCATTTTTTGCTGGACTGAGGAAATGGGTGAGTTTTAAACATATTATCTTTaactctttttaaatattttggcaCATCAATTTTTAGGAGTTATcattttatagaattttgtgcATTGTTATTATTTGCCATATAAACATGACTTTGGTCTCTGCCTATCTGGCCTATTTGTGGTCTGAACACTACTAAAATGTGAGAAATCTGTTTGTGTGGATTAATGTTTTTTCTTAAGGTGTTTAAACTGTTTAGCACTAATAGAGCAAGAACTGCTTATGTGCCAGAATGAACTATTTTGTAAATATGTATCTGTAActaaataatataaaactatGAAATACctggattttattttagaatatgaatTTATGAGTTCACTGaatcacacatgcacacacacatggaTCTTCACAGCTTTACAccgacacattttatttttgaataaaatttatgAAATGATCAGAAAGTAAAAATCATCAAAAATTAGAGCTATTAAAAAGATGTGTTTCTtgaaaaaatgacacatttagtAAACAGCCTTTTACAAATTGGGAAATTTTAGATATCTTATGCTCATGTTATAGATTATTTAAGGAAAAATTTGACTAAAATCAACTCTCATCAACAGACATACACACATGGACAGAACTACTGTATGTGTACACTTCATgtatataaaacatattatttatatataataggcaaaaaagttacagatactgtacatattatatttttgtatgtaataAATATTACTCACAAAAACAGATACTGGACACCCTTTAGCCAATTACATTTCTCTGTCCTACTGAAACATATTTCAACAAAAGCACAATGTACCAGTAGTTTCTCTACAGTTGTAAGAAATGTTgatctaaaataaatatatatatatatatatatatatatatatatatatatatatatatatatatatatatatatatatatatatatatatatatatatatattatagtggtTCAGTGTAGCACCAAGATGGGGCTAGAAGACAGATAGCGTGAAACAGTTGGTTGGGGCTTCCTAACTATGCAATATGAGAACCGCCAGCAGGAGCAATGGGTGGCGTGCACGACAAGTGGCACTAACGAATGgggtggatgaatgaatgaagggAGGAGACTACAGAAAATCAGAGGGGATGTTGTGTGGTGAGGGGGAGAAAACTGTGGAGAGGAAAGAGAATAAGGTTGGAGAATCAGAAGGATGACAGTGGTGAGCAACAGCTCTATAAAGAGGTCAAGAGTGGTTGTAAGCACAGTTGTTACTTCAACAGAAataggaagagaaaaagaaagaagaacaggCATAAGTGGCATCTTTGGGGTCTGAGAGAACCCAGGAGTGGTGGCGCTTTGGTCAGCTAAAACACCAAAGCAGCTCAGTTAAGGCATCCCCCAAAGCCAAAAAAGTGGGGGAGACTATACAGAGTTCTCTACCTTATTTCTTTTACTCAGTTCTTTCCTGCCACATCCTtacttttcttccatttttattcttCTACCCAAATAAGATGTTCTTTTCTTGGTTAACATTCTCCGACTTGTGTCTCCCTTTCCTCTGCCTAAAAAGATGTTAATaccatttattatatataaaatctagCTGCTCacattattagaaaaataaaaaaataataatttgaaacaaTGTGTGAAGGTCAGTGCAAGAAGCCTGACATAAAATAACTTCAAACAACACcggaacactttaaaaataagttaaaaaggaCTTAATTATTTATGAAATTCTGCAAAGCAGCCCCCACGGCACAAATGAACATTGCATATTTTGCACCCAAACACACTTTCATGGCGCAATCCCTTGTTGGTACAGTTTCGACATCTTCGGGAACGTTCAGACATGCGCTCAAGGCGATGGCCATACTCCACTGGTGAATCAGAGTGCCTCTTTCGAGTGGCTCTCTCCACACCTCTAGTGCCCTGATAGTCTCCTATCAGCTGCTGGGCAAGCCGTATACGAAAATGTCTCTGAGTGAACTGCTTGCCAGTGAAACCAGGTAGTGGGGAACCTTTACGGTTTTCACGCAGTATAATGAAAGAGTTGACAATACAGATGTTTAGATAGAACCACAGGAAGTAGCGCCACCACTTTTTGCAGGGTTGGCCTATTGGGTAGCACTCCCTTAGCTGGTTGCAGAGGTCGACGCCACACATGTTCTCCTGATATAAGAGCAGTGGCAGAGGACGTGGAACTCTACAGACTTTTCCATCCCTCTGTTTTTCCTGACTGATACCCACAATGCCAGGGGAAGCATTAGAAGACAGACAGCTGATCACTTTTGTGTCTCTCATAACTGTGGCCAAAATATTACCATGCTGGCACTGACAAAACTCTCCTTGGGCTAGTTTgccaatatttttcagttttagtgTGTCTGGGAACCCTTTACGATCCTGAAGTGTTGTGCCGCACATATATAGACCCAACTTAAGCAACTTCTGCACCAGAGGTACTGAGGTGAAGAAGCTGTCAAGGAAGATGTGGTGATATTTCCCCTCCAGACCTCTTATAAGGGATTTGACCACATGGCAGCCAACTCCACCCAAGTCATCATTAGAACGTCCAACATATATATTGGCCCGATGACAATACCCTGACTTAGAGTCACACAGCATCCACACTTTCAGTCCTTTGCTAATGGGCTTTGAAGGCATGTACTGAGCAACTGAAAAGCGACCCTTTACGCAAATTTCGCCTTCATCTATTGTGAGGCACCTGTTTGGTCCATAAACATCCCACATTGCCCTTTGCACAACATCCAAAAGGGGGCGAATTTTGTACAACCCATCATAACTGGGCTGCCCACGGGATGGTTCTCTTTCCCGATCACACAATTGTATGTTCTGGTTTAGCTTCTCAAACCGTCGGGCAGTCATGGTCTTCTTAAAGCCTGCATTGCCTATAAAAATGTCAGTAGCCCAATACATGCCATAATCTGGCAGCTGGTTAATGCCCATAAGAATGTTCAGTCCAATATAAGCCTGCATCTCCCTGATGTCTGTTGCTCTCCAATTGGGATCGGATTTGCCATTTTTTCTCTGCCTATAAAGCGCGTAACTGTTAGTTTGCAGCACGATGTGCTCAAAGAGAGAGTCTGGGAACAGAAGCCTGAAGTAATCCCGGGCATCTGCCTCTTCCGGCAGCGCGAGCCGGGGGCCACAGCTGGATGTGAACTCCTCGATGCTGATGGGCTGGCCAGGCTCGCCCCAGAAAGTCGGGGCGCTGCAGTCGTCGTCGCCGTCATCTGTTTGCAGGTCAGGAGGATCTTCTTCCAAGTCCGAGAAATCGATGTCTGAATTATTGGCCGAAGTGTCCGATAAGCCGCTGGTTGATGACGAGTCATCCAGCTCGCCCTCATAAGAATTGAAGGCGAAGGACGAATCGGCGCACAGCGCATCAGATGCCCGCGAAGAGGAGGCGGAGGCGGCGGCACAGCTGCTGAAGGTGCGCTCGTAGTCGGGCACCGCCCCTTCCTCCCTCAGCACCAGCTTGCCTTTAAGTGGAATTTCCAACCACTTGACATCGGTCGACAGGTTGAGGGGAAACGCGTTCGTGTCTGCTGTGGGCTGCTTTTCCAAATCGGTGCTCGTTTCTAAAACCTCAAAAAGCTCTTCTCTTTCACTTGTCTCCATGT includes the following:
- the LOC120532072 gene encoding piggyBac transposable element-derived protein 4-like, with product METSEREELFEVLETSTDLEKQPTADTNAFPLNLSTDVKWLEIPLKGKLVLREEGAVPDYERTFSSCAAASASSSRASDALCADSSFAFNSYEGELDDSSSTSGLSDTSANNSDIDFSDLEEDPPDLQTDDGDDDCSAPTFWGEPGQPISIEEFTSSCGPRLALPEEADARDYFRLLFPDSLFEHIVLQTNSYALYRQRKNGKSDPNWRATDIREMQAYIGLNILMGINQLPDYGMYWATDIFIGNAGFKKTMTARRFEKLNQNIQLCDREREPSRGQPSYDGLYKIRPLLDVVQRAMWDVYGPNRCLTIDEGEICVKGRFSVAQYMPSKPISKGLKVWMLCDSKSGYCHRANIYVGRSNDDLGGVGCHVVKSLIRGLEGKYHHIFLDSFFTSVPLVQKLLKLGLYMCGTTLQDRKGFPDTLKLKNIGKLAQGEFCQCQHGNILATVMRDTKVISCLSSNASPGIVGISQEKQRDGKVCRVPRPLPLLLYQENMCGVDLCNQLRECYPIGQPCKKWWRYFLWFYLNICIVNSFIILRENRKGSPLPGFTGKQFTQRHFRIRLAQQLIGDYQGTRGVERATRKRHSDSPVEYGHRLERMSERSRRCRNCTNKGLRHESVFGCKICNVHLCRGGCFAEFHK